The following is a genomic window from Synechococcales cyanobacterium CNB.
CGCCCCACCCCCGCCCGAGTCGTCGATGTTGATCCCGTTGTGCCGCGCCCCCGCGATGACCACATCCTGCACGATCACGTGGCGCGGGCGCTGCAAGAGGAGGCCGGACCCGGGGCCTGTCGCGCCGACCTCGATTCGAGGCGGGTTTTCGGCGTCCGCCCCGCGGATCACGATCGGGCGGCTCGGTTCGCCCCGCAGCCCGGCGAGCGAGGCCGACCGATGCACCCCCGGCAGCAGCACGATCTCATCCCCCGGCCGCACGACCGCCGCAAGCCGCGACCACTCCTGGCCGGGAGAGACGTGGTGCTGGTCGGCGAGAACGGGGAATGACGCGAGGAGCAACACAACCGGCACAGCAAACTTTATGGAACGATAACTTTCCAAACCGTACCCACAATATCCAGAAGTCGAGCGGGGAGCAGCGCACCGAAAAGCGGCAGGGTGAGCGGGGCGCAGAGGAGCACCAGCACGACGCACCATTGCAGGCCGACGAGCGCATAACGACGAACCGTTGCAGCGCGCCCCATCGCGGGGAGATTGGCTGGATCGTTCGTGCCGCACTCAGGGCAACGCGGGCTTTCGCTCTCCACCGGGTACGCACAGTGTCGGCACATCGGTTCAAATCCGGCGTCGGCTGCCCGCGCCCGAACCATCCGTACAACGACCGAGCGGATTGTGAGAATATGCCCGGCTGCCGCTCCAAACCAGATGCCCGCGATCCCGGCATGTCCCAGGGCCAGCGGGATCTCGTTGTAAGTCCCCTGTCGTGTCGCGTCCAGGAACAACGCGAGTTGCAACTCAAAGAAAAAAGCGTGCGAGAGCATGGCGAGTCCGGGCCAGAAGACCGAGAGCCATGCCGAGCGTATGAGCGTTGCTGAGCGGTCCACCTTCGAGACAGAAACTCGCGTCAAGACGGATCGGTCAGAACGACGCACCCACAAGAAAACGAGCGCACAGGCCGCGCCGTGGTAGAACACCAGAAAGGAGCCGCGGAGCAGTGCGTTCGTCTCTGAAGGACCGAAGGCGTAAAACAGCGCCGCGCTCACGCCACGATACACCTTCACGCCCGGCGTCGTGCTCGGGTCCGGTGGTGCAACGCCGGCAAGACCATCCGACACCCGACAGACGCTGCTGGGATCGTGGTAGGCGATTGCAGGTAGATGGCCGGAACCCCTGACCGAGTACGCAGGCGGCGCACCGTCAGACTCAACGGGCGCCGGCAGTCGCCCAAGCATCACAACCCATTCGAGCGCTGCCGGCGCCCCGTGCGGGTGCCAGACCTGGTTGCCCATGAAGACCTCTGCCGGCTCATACCGGAACGGCAGGATCGCTCTCTGGACAGGCCCGAAACGGACGATCACGCCGAGCACACCGCAGACCACACCCGCCGCCGCAACCATGCCGACCGTCCGCCAACGAACACGGCCGCAAACCAACAGCACGGCGACAACCACTGCCGACAGGAGCAGCAACGGTGGGAGCAGATCAACAGACATGCGGTGCGTCTCCCCGGCCGAGGCTCTCAGGGGGGCGGCATGCAAGGATCACCCGGCAGCGCATTGGTCCTTGCTCGCTCAATGTAGTTTTCAGTGCCCGTGGCTGCACAGTCTCTGCACAGAAGCCAAGTTTCTCCTGTCGAAGTCCACGTCCGCGTACAACTGCGAGAATAATGACACACCAAGCCGCCGCCCGATTGAGGAACAGAGTAAAGAAACGTCCACGCACCGCAAGTCGGCGCGCCGTAGGTGTAGGTGCACTTGCACGGCCACGAACAGGTGCTGGAGATCGTGGCAGTTCCGAAGTAGGCCATCTCCACATCAGACGCCAAATCGTTCAAGAGAGACTGCATGGCATTGACTGACTGTTGGTCGCACGGTGCAACGCCGCCCGCCTCCAGCGAGGACATGATCGGTGCGACCTGCCACCCGGCCACCGCCAAGCCATCCACCACAGCGGCGGCATTTTCTGACTGCTGCACAACCGGCTGGATGGGGTCGTCGAAGAACAGGCCATTGACGAGCGGAACCGGAGGCGTTGCAGCCTCCGGTTCTACCGATTCCGCGGCCTCGTTGAGTTCAACATCGAGCGTGAACGCAAGCGGGTCGTTCAGGTGCGATCGAACCCACCAGACCGCTTCTCCCAGATCCCGCTGCTCCCATCCCCAAGAGGTCCACGACCCGTTCGCTTCTCGTTGGTACCAGACGAGTTCGATGTTCGATCCGATTGCCAGTCCATCTTCCAGCAGCGCCAGGAACCCACGAATCTCGTTAGCACTGGTAGCCGGGCAGAACAACCAGCCTCTGGCGCTGATCTGCATGTAGTTGACGTCGGAGTTCTGCGAATACTGGGCATGAGCGGGTGCAAAACAACAGAGAGCCACGCTCAGGCAGGCGAGAAGGCAGAGTGAGGCAGAGTGAGGCAGAGTGAGGCAGAGTGCGCATTCGTTTTCTCCTTCCACGAAGTGTCCCCAGCGTACCCGCAAGCACTCCCCTCTGTCAACTCGCCGTGCTTCCATCGCAGGCGGTCCCGAACAAACTACGTGCGCTGCCCCCGAGCCGTTGCCGCCTCTTCAAGTACACCATCCCCATGACCGACCGGAGATCATGCCAGTCCTGGTATCGGTGAGCCTCACCCCACTACCGCGCACACCTTCTTCGCCGCATCCCCCAGGTCCGTCGCGGCCTGGAGCGTCGGCAGCGTCGCGGCGGCATCGTTCAGGAGTTTCCGCCCTGCCTCGACGTTCGAGCCTTCGAGGCGGACGACGAGGGGGACCGTGAAGCCGACCTCGCGAGCGGCGTTCACGACGCCGCGGGCGATCACGGCGCAGTCCATGATCCCACCGAAGATGTTGACGAGGATGCCCTTGACACGCTTGTCCGAGAGGATGATGCGGAAGGCCTCGGTGACGGCCTCCTCGCTCGCGCTCCCGCCGACGTCGAGGAAGTTGGCCGGCTCCCCGCCGTGCAGTTTCACCACGTCCATCGTCGCCATCGCAAGGCCCGCTCCGTTCACGAGGCACCCGATGTTGCCGTCGAGCGCGATGTACGACAGGCCGAAGGCGTGGGCACGCAACTCGGCCGGGTTCTCCTCGCTCGGATCGAACAGCGCCTGCACGTCCTTGTGGCGGAAGGTCGCGTTGTCGTCGAAGTTGAACTTGGCGTCGATGGCCATGACGGATTGGGACTGGGGCTTGGAGTCCGAGGCATGAGGCGCGGTGAGCACCAGCGGGTTGATCTCCGCCAGCGTGCAGTCCTTTTCCACGAACAGCCGCGCCAGCCGCATCATCACGTCCGCGGCCTGGATCGCCAGCCGCCCGGTGAAGCCGAGCGCGAACGCCACACGCCGCGCCTGGTGCGCCTGCAACCCCAGCAGCGGGTGCAGCGGCTCGCGCACGATGGCGTCCGGGCGTGCGTGCGCCACCTGCTCGATCTCCACCCCACCCTCGGCCGACGCGATGAGCACGTTGCGGCGCGACTTGCGGTCGGTCGTGATCGCCAGGTAGTACTCGCGGGCGATCTCAACCCCCGCCGCGATGAGCAGCTTGCGGACCTCCAGCCCCTCCGGCCCCGTCTGCACGCTCACCATGCGGTGCGTGAGCATGAACCGCGCCGCCTGCTCCGCCTCGTCGGCCGAGCGCACCAGCTTCACGAACCCGGCCTTGCCGCGCCCGCCCGCGTGAACCTGGGCCTTGACGACGGCCAGCCCGCCCTCGCCGAGGCCGGCTTCCGCAACGACCTTCTTGTACGCCGCGGCCGCCTGCTCGATGGACGTGACGACCTCGCCCGGCGGAACCGGGATGCCGGCCTCACGGAGCAACTCCCTCGCCTGGTACTCGTGAATCTTCATGCGCGCCTCCGTGAACAGCCTGCCTGCGAGCGGCATGGTACACCGGCAACGGCAGAGCGGCAGGTCTGAGATGACCAGCCGGTATCATCGCGCGATGCAACGGCTCCGCTCCGCCTCGGATCGCGCCATCCAGCGGGCACGCAACGCACTGTGGGAGTTCGTGCGCGCCGGCCGAACGCAACACCGCCGCCACGGCGCGAGCGCAGCCGGGCCGCCCGGCCTCGCGCACTACCCCGCCTCCGACCCCGCGACGCACCGGCCGTGCTACGCGCTGCCCGCCTGGATGGACCGCGCCATCCCGTGGGTTGCCTCGCTCGAACGCCTCTACGCGATGCCCGCGTCGTGGCCCGGCTCGCTTTCGCCCGAGGCGGGGCTGCTGCTCTACGCCCTCGTCCGCAACGCCGCGCCGCGCGTCGTCGTCGAGACCGGCACCTTCATGAGCGTCAGCACGCACTGGATCGCCGCCGCGCTGCGCGACGCGGGCCCCGGCCGTCGCCTCCACTGCTTCGACCGATTCGACACGCTCGCCTGGGCGCACCCCGACGCGCTCGCCGCGGCCCGCGTGCCCGATGATCTCTCGTTCGTCCGCGACGCCCTCCGCCGCGCCGAACTCGACGACCTCGTCACCCTCCACCGCGGCGACAGCGCACGCGAGATCACCCGTGCCGCGCCCGACCTCGCCGCCTCGGGCGTGCAGCTCGCCTTCATCGACGGCGACCACGCCCTCGCCGGGGTCACGCGCGACTTCCGCGCCGTCGAGCCGTTCCTCGACACCGGCGGCTCCGTCGTCCTGCACGACGTCTTCCCCGACCAGTGCGGCCACGACGGCCCACGCCGGTTCATCGACGCTCTCCCCGCCCTCGCCGAGGGCCGCTACACCGCCTGCAACCTCTACACCTCGCCGTACAACTACGGCATGGCCGTGCTGCGGCGAATCCGCTGACACACCGCTAACACCCGCCGTTTCCGCGGCGTCTCCTCTGCGACGGCCATCACGCCGTTCCACACAGGAGACACACCCATGCCGGGCACTCGCCTCACCACCCTCGCGCTCGCGGGCCTGATCGGGCTTGCGACCTCGCCCACCCTCCTCGCCACCGCCGCCGGCGGCGAGCGCGGCTCCGCCCCGGCGGCCGAGCACGCGACAGCCGGCCCCCCCCTCGTCTGCGTCGAGATCGAGATCGGCGACGCGAAGAGCCTGCCGTGGGGCAAAGGCGCGTTCGAGGGCGCGGGCAAGGGCGCGAACATGAAGCGCA
Proteins encoded in this region:
- a CDS encoding class I SAM-dependent methyltransferase: MRASVNSLPASGMVHRQRQSGRSEMTSRYHRAMQRLRSASDRAIQRARNALWEFVRAGRTQHRRHGASAAGPPGLAHYPASDPATHRPCYALPAWMDRAIPWVASLERLYAMPASWPGSLSPEAGLLLYALVRNAAPRVVVETGTFMSVSTHWIAAALRDAGPGRRLHCFDRFDTLAWAHPDALAAARVPDDLSFVRDALRRAELDDLVTLHRGDSAREITRAAPDLAASGVQLAFIDGDHALAGVTRDFRAVEPFLDTGGSVVLHDVFPDQCGHDGPRRFIDALPALAEGRYTACNLYTSPYNYGMAVLRRIR
- the sucC gene encoding ADP-forming succinate--CoA ligase subunit beta, which translates into the protein MKIHEYQARELLREAGIPVPPGEVVTSIEQAAAAYKKVVAEAGLGEGGLAVVKAQVHAGGRGKAGFVKLVRSADEAEQAARFMLTHRMVSVQTGPEGLEVRKLLIAAGVEIAREYYLAITTDRKSRRNVLIASAEGGVEIEQVAHARPDAIVREPLHPLLGLQAHQARRVAFALGFTGRLAIQAADVMMRLARLFVEKDCTLAEINPLVLTAPHASDSKPQSQSVMAIDAKFNFDDNATFRHKDVQALFDPSEENPAELRAHAFGLSYIALDGNIGCLVNGAGLAMATMDVVKLHGGEPANFLDVGGSASEEAVTEAFRIILSDKRVKGILVNIFGGIMDCAVIARGVVNAAREVGFTVPLVVRLEGSNVEAGRKLLNDAAATLPTLQAATDLGDAAKKVCAVVG